A window of Formosa sp. Hel1_31_208 contains these coding sequences:
- a CDS encoding HlyD family secretion protein, whose amino-acid sequence MLNISNNPLNKKVDLKHYKSGEKVFHKRHFKHFNRFLMAFAIAGVIILFLPWTQNINSRGKVTTLTPDQRPQTIQSPIPGRIEKWFVREGDQVKKGDTILFISEIKNEYFDPNLVNRTGQQIKAKEASVSSYGFKVNSLNNQIAALKRERKLKLEQAENKLLQSRYKVQSDSIDLEAVKIDLSIAQRQISAFQGLYDEGLKSLTELEEKRSKFQEKQAKLISQENKYLASQNEVINAKIELNRIGADYMNKISKAESDKFTAESNGFDAEAQVTKLESDFTSYEMRNDMYYVRAPQNGFINKAIKGGIGETFKEGEQLVGIMPANYDLAVETYVDPIDLPLVHIGEEVRVQFDGWPAIVFSGWPNISYGTYGAKVVAIENFISENGKFRILLAPDETDHEWPEAIRVGSGAMTIALLEDVPIWFELWRKLNGFPPNYYQPEGNASTKTDKK is encoded by the coding sequence ATGTTAAACATTTCAAATAACCCGCTGAATAAAAAAGTAGACCTGAAGCATTATAAGTCTGGTGAGAAAGTGTTTCACAAAAGACATTTTAAGCATTTCAATCGATTTTTAATGGCTTTCGCAATTGCTGGAGTTATCATTCTATTTTTACCATGGACACAAAATATCAATAGCCGAGGAAAGGTAACTACGTTAACACCTGATCAAAGACCACAGACCATTCAGTCTCCTATTCCGGGACGTATAGAGAAATGGTTTGTTAGAGAAGGAGATCAAGTTAAAAAAGGAGATACCATTTTATTTATTTCTGAAATAAAGAATGAATATTTTGATCCTAATTTAGTTAATAGAACAGGTCAACAAATAAAAGCAAAAGAAGCTTCGGTAAGTTCTTACGGATTTAAAGTCAACTCTTTAAACAATCAAATTGCTGCCTTAAAGAGAGAACGCAAACTTAAGCTCGAACAAGCGGAGAATAAATTATTACAATCACGGTATAAAGTCCAAAGCGATAGTATTGATTTGGAAGCTGTGAAAATTGATTTAAGCATTGCTCAAAGGCAAATAAGTGCTTTTCAAGGATTGTATGATGAAGGTTTAAAATCGCTCACCGAATTAGAAGAAAAGCGGTCTAAATTTCAAGAAAAACAAGCCAAATTAATTTCTCAAGAAAATAAATATTTGGCCTCTCAAAATGAGGTAATTAATGCCAAGATTGAGCTCAATCGCATTGGTGCAGATTATATGAATAAAATTTCTAAAGCCGAAAGCGACAAGTTTACAGCTGAATCTAATGGGTTTGATGCAGAGGCTCAAGTAACAAAACTAGAAAGTGATTTTACAAGTTATGAAATGCGAAATGATATGTACTATGTCAGAGCACCACAAAACGGATTTATAAATAAAGCGATTAAAGGAGGTATTGGAGAAACTTTTAAAGAAGGCGAACAATTGGTTGGGATTATGCCTGCAAATTATGATTTAGCCGTAGAAACTTATGTAGATCCAATTGACTTGCCCTTGGTTCATATTGGTGAGGAAGTACGAGTTCAGTTTGACGGCTGGCCAGCAATTGTTTTTAGTGGATGGCCTAATATCTCTTACGGAACTTATGGCGCGAAGGTAGTAGCAATAGAGAATTTTATTAGTGAAAACGGGAAATTCAGAATCCTATTAGCACCAGATGAGACAGATCATGAATGGCCTGAAGCCATTAGAGTTGGCTCTGGTGCCATGACTATTGCGCTGCTTGAAGATGTGCCAA